The following are from one region of the Anaeropeptidivorans aminofermentans genome:
- a CDS encoding ABC transporter permease → MKIRNYIKNRLGIILIFIGILLTYILLTDVFNLLNPFLFYSISAIPPLFKDYLPQLMEGLKSSMSLLIIAYFMALFCGISIGAFIGSKNLVRKNLTPYINAFSAIPVTLLTPYAINILPSFRIASIFIIFLGCFWIILGTTITAVMTIDRRYLENASTLEVPKVHRLFRIILPAASPAILTGCTIALKLAFMLLAVAEMFGATSGMGYFIQYYSDFGRFDLVAVGFLFMSMVLVIILYLFDFIKAKILYWTTNN, encoded by the coding sequence ATGAAAATCCGCAATTATATTAAAAACAGGCTAGGAATCATTCTTATATTTATAGGAATTTTGCTTACATATATTTTGCTTACAGATGTTTTTAATCTTTTGAACCCTTTCCTTTTTTATAGCATAAGCGCTATTCCCCCGCTTTTTAAAGACTATCTTCCTCAGTTAATGGAAGGCTTGAAAAGCTCAATGTCTTTATTAATTATTGCCTATTTTATGGCTCTTTTTTGCGGAATATCCATTGGTGCCTTTATAGGCTCCAAAAATTTAGTACGCAAAAATCTGACCCCCTATATTAATGCGTTCAGTGCAATTCCTGTTACGCTTCTTACGCCTTATGCTATAAATATTCTTCCGTCATTTCGTATCGCGTCTATTTTTATAATATTTTTAGGCTGCTTTTGGATTATTTTAGGAACTACCATAACAGCGGTGATGACAATTGACAGAAGATATTTGGAAAATGCCTCTACTCTTGAAGTTCCTAAGGTTCACAGATTATTCCGTATTATTTTACCGGCGGCTTCTCCGGCCATTCTTACAGGGTGTACCATAGCCCTTAAGCTGGCATTTATGCTGCTTGCTGTTGCTGAAATGTTTGGCGCTACCTCCGGTATGGGCTATTTTATACAGTATTATTCAGATTTCGGACGTTTTGACCTGGTAGCCGTAGGCTTTTTGTTTATGTCCATGGTTCTGGTAATTATTTTGTATTTATTTGATTTTATAAAAGCGAAAATATTATATTGGACAACCAATAATTAA
- a CDS encoding class B sortase, whose translation MSKKKRIMAALSIFVLFYSFMVLGNYFLEDYSSKAQTKELIEEIEDKESLLNEEAEFPSSPNMEIPDETVSEPVMLQKYQELYEQNPHIIGWIKIEGTKVNYPVMQNPEDKEYYLNHDFNKNKNINGLPFLDARSDAEASDILLMHGHNMKSGLIFGELIRYKEEAYYQNHSVIQFDTLYEEAEYEIVAVIISRVYYSHEKAFRYYETDKVHTENDFNSYIQNIKALSLYETGITPLYGDKLIVLSTCEYSYENGRLAVVARKIDNN comes from the coding sequence ATGAGCAAGAAAAAAAGGATTATGGCTGCCCTTTCTATTTTTGTTTTATTCTATTCTTTCATGGTCCTTGGAAATTATTTTCTGGAAGATTATAGTTCAAAGGCACAAACAAAAGAGTTAATTGAGGAAATAGAAGATAAGGAAAGTCTTCTTAACGAAGAAGCAGAGTTCCCCTCCTCTCCTAATATGGAAATTCCCGATGAAACTGTATCTGAACCGGTTATGCTTCAAAAGTATCAGGAGCTGTACGAACAAAATCCTCATATCATCGGCTGGATAAAAATCGAAGGAACGAAAGTAAACTATCCTGTTATGCAAAATCCTGAGGATAAGGAATACTATCTCAATCATGATTTCAATAAAAACAAGAATATCAACGGTCTTCCTTTTCTTGACGCCCGCTCTGATGCCGAGGCCTCCGACATTTTGCTTATGCACGGCCATAATATGAAAAGCGGCCTGATATTCGGGGAATTAATAAGATATAAAGAGGAAGCCTATTACCAAAATCATTCTGTTATACAATTTGATACTCTTTACGAAGAAGCAGAATATGAAATTGTTGCCGTTATTATTTCCCGAGTATACTATAGTCATGAAAAAGCTTTCAGATACTATGAAACTGATAAGGTGCATACTGAAAACGATTTTAATTCATATATTCAAAACATTAAAGCCCTGTCCCTCTATGAAACAGGGATAACGCCTCTTTACGGCGATAAGCTCATTGTTTTGTCAACCTGCGAATATTCTTATGAAAACGGACGTTTAGCAGTTGTTGCCCGTAAAATTGATAACAATTAG
- a CDS encoding acyl-CoA dehydratase activase produces MIPASLGVDIGSVSTKAVVLDRENQILASDYIWTQGDPIYAVKCILKSLKDQLPETVSVQAVGTTGSARRLIGAMLEATAIKNEITAHAVGTLSRYPEARTILEIGGQDSKIIILRNGIVTDYAMNTLCAAGTGAFLSSQAARLGLKVEELGAIALKSKHPTKIAARCTVFAESDLIHKAQIGHSKENIVAGLCAAVVTNYLNNVGKGKQIEPPVIFQGGVSKNQGVVEAFKKELGIEVQVDENAHLMGAIGAAILSRKAGEAVPFNFNFMELNYETNSQECEGCANHCEIIRFYREGKLLDQWGGRCDRGYTILNNEKSLQSAD; encoded by the coding sequence ATGATTCCTGCAAGCTTGGGTGTGGACATCGGTTCGGTGTCTACCAAGGCAGTGGTACTGGACCGAGAAAATCAAATTCTTGCCTCTGATTATATCTGGACACAGGGTGACCCAATTTATGCGGTTAAATGCATACTAAAGTCTTTAAAAGATCAGCTTCCGGAAACTGTGTCTGTGCAGGCGGTAGGAACTACCGGCTCTGCCCGGCGGCTGATTGGTGCTATGCTGGAGGCAACGGCTATTAAAAATGAAATTACTGCCCATGCAGTAGGAACCCTCTCCAGATACCCCGAAGCCCGTACAATACTGGAAATCGGAGGGCAGGATTCAAAAATCATTATACTGCGTAACGGTATTGTGACAGACTATGCCATGAATACTCTTTGTGCCGCGGGAACAGGGGCCTTTCTTTCTTCTCAGGCGGCAAGGCTGGGGCTAAAAGTAGAAGAACTTGGGGCAATTGCATTGAAATCCAAGCATCCGACAAAGATAGCTGCAAGATGTACTGTTTTTGCCGAATCTGATTTGATTCATAAAGCCCAGATTGGGCATAGCAAAGAAAATATTGTGGCCGGACTGTGCGCCGCTGTTGTCACAAATTACCTGAACAATGTAGGCAAGGGAAAGCAAATAGAACCTCCTGTTATTTTTCAGGGCGGTGTCAGCAAAAATCAGGGCGTTGTGGAGGCGTTTAAGAAAGAACTTGGCATAGAGGTACAAGTGGATGAAAATGCTCATTTAATGGGGGCGATAGGGGCCGCAATTTTGTCCCGAAAAGCCGGAGAAGCCGTTCCTTTTAACTTTAACTTTATGGAGCTAAATTATGAGACAAATTCTCAGGAATGCGAAGGTTGCGCCAACCATTGTGAGATTATCCGATTTTACCGAGAAGGCAAACTGCTGGACCAATGGGGAGGACGCTGCGATAGAGGATACACTATTTTAAATAATGAGAAATCATTACAGTCTGCTGATTAA
- a CDS encoding DUF3892 domain-containing protein produces MEHNQNSLASLPIIALQDIPTPNADAQQIVALVKEKGKVAGYKLSDGRILSKEEGVALARQGGIQGVGIATNQGTEYLKSLPDGNENNNLGNLPSISQK; encoded by the coding sequence ATGGAACATAATCAAAACAGCCTAGCCAGTCTGCCTATAATTGCCCTGCAGGATATTCCCACACCAAACGCTGATGCCCAGCAAATTGTAGCACTTGTGAAGGAGAAGGGAAAAGTAGCAGGATATAAGCTATCCGATGGACGTATCCTATCTAAAGAAGAAGGTGTTGCACTTGCCCGGCAGGGCGGAATTCAAGGTGTAGGCATTGCAACAAACCAAGGCACAGAATATCTGAAATCCCTGCCGGATGGCAACGAAAACAATAATCTCGGCAACCTTCCTTCCATCTCACAGAAGTAA
- the ytaF gene encoding sporulation membrane protein YtaF, whose amino-acid sequence MYLVFLEALMLASALSLDAFIASFAYGSNKIKIPFSSVQVINIICSVILGISLLAGSFVRGYIPESVTALICFFILCALGVVKLLDSMTKTFIRKHTNFNKEIRFSMLNFKFILSLYADPEKADVDDSKLISHEEAASLAVALSLDGLAVGFGAALGNVDVWAVIFCSFIVGTLAVISGHFIGERVAKNLSVNLSWLSGIMLIVLAFLKLM is encoded by the coding sequence ATGTACTTAGTTTTTCTTGAGGCGCTGATGCTTGCCTCAGCCTTATCTTTAGATGCATTTATCGCTAGTTTTGCTTACGGAAGCAATAAAATAAAGATTCCATTTTCTTCTGTACAGGTCATTAATATTATTTGCAGCGTTATTCTGGGGATTTCTTTGCTGGCGGGGAGCTTTGTCCGCGGCTATATCCCTGAATCAGTAACGGCGCTTATCTGTTTTTTTATTTTGTGTGCTTTGGGAGTCGTGAAGCTTTTAGACAGCATGACCAAGACCTTTATTCGAAAGCACACCAATTTCAATAAAGAAATCCGTTTCTCAATGTTAAATTTTAAGTTTATTCTAAGCCTATATGCAGACCCGGAGAAAGCAGACGTTGATGATTCTAAGCTGATTTCTCATGAGGAAGCTGCATCTCTTGCTGTGGCGCTGTCTCTGGATGGTTTGGCGGTGGGATTTGGCGCAGCGCTTGGAAATGTAGATGTTTGGGCCGTAATCTTCTGCTCTTTTATTGTCGGAACACTGGCGGTTATTTCGGGTCATTTTATAGGGGAGCGGGTAGCAAAAAATCTATCCGTTAATCTTTCATGGCTAAGCGGAATCATGCTGATTGTTCTGGCATTTTTAAAACTAATGTAA
- a CDS encoding InlB B-repeat-containing protein: protein MKERRSFKRVLTLILSLTLILGLTPASTLALENSLSYLNSENEEQSSSELQDNAELIEQEELSESSQDNAEFTEQEESLESSQDNSDLTEAPLTDTPDTLQSQQLYSDNNTYVVAFDPDDGTNYGNFHKVNVLAGETITDIPADPEREGYFFGGWYSHLDENDEPVLWNFDTDTVEENTTLWAAWEKQCIVAFDPDDGKTQYQNFYRITVPIGSTVEKPEDPLRDGYFFKGWYSHLDENDEPVLWNFDTDTVEENTTLWAAWEKGAIVAFDPDDGVAQYPDFYKITVSIGSKVTDKPQDPVRLGYIFKGWYSHLDENDSPVLWNFDSDTVEENITLWAAWEKGAIVAFDPDDGVAQYPDFYKVTVPVGGKVTDRPANPTRSGYTFKGWYSHLDENDSPVLWNFDSDTVEENITLWAAWKKDTGSTTNPGGSTDPGDTTNPDKTKEPNENKVPEKNINNGNTTAPEESNLPEEFVNIEDQEIPIGINTPEAEIKIEETKIPLGTGILDDVPKTGDTKLKISVYATSILASALVLIGLYAFEKKKAL, encoded by the coding sequence ATGAAAGAACGCCGCTCATTTAAGCGCGTGCTGACATTGATATTATCTTTAACATTAATCCTGGGGCTTACACCTGCTTCAACTCTGGCTCTGGAAAATAGTCTCTCATACTTAAATTCAGAAAATGAAGAACAATCATCCTCTGAATTACAGGATAATGCAGAATTAATTGAACAGGAGGAACTGAGCGAATCTTCTCAGGATAATGCAGAATTTACTGAACAAGAAGAATCCCTTGAATCTTCTCAAGATAATTCAGACTTAACGGAAGCTCCCTTAACAGATACACCGGATACTTTACAATCACAGCAGCTTTACAGTGATAACAACACATATGTTGTTGCATTCGATCCTGACGACGGAACGAATTATGGAAATTTTCATAAAGTTAATGTTCTTGCCGGAGAAACAATTACAGATATTCCTGCCGACCCTGAAAGAGAGGGATATTTTTTCGGAGGCTGGTACAGCCATCTCGATGAAAATGATGAACCTGTTTTATGGAATTTTGATACCGACACTGTAGAAGAGAATACCACCCTTTGGGCCGCATGGGAAAAGCAATGCATCGTAGCCTTCGACCCGGATGACGGCAAAACCCAATATCAGAACTTCTACAGGATTACGGTTCCCATAGGAAGCACCGTTGAAAAGCCCGAAGACCCCTTAAGAGACGGATACTTTTTTAAAGGCTGGTACAGCCATCTTGATGAAAATGATGAACCTGTCTTATGGAATTTTGATACCGATACAGTAGAAGAGAATACCACCCTTTGGGCCGCATGGGAAAAAGGTGCTATCGTAGCCTTCGACCCGGATGACGGTGTAGCTCAGTATCCTGATTTTTATAAAATTACAGTTTCCATAGGCAGTAAAGTTACTGATAAGCCCCAGGACCCTGTGCGTTTAGGATATATTTTTAAAGGCTGGTACAGTCATTTAGATGAAAATGATAGCCCTGTTTTATGGAATTTTGATTCTGATACGGTAGAAGAAAATATCACTCTTTGGGCCGCATGGGAAAAAGGTGCTATCGTAGCCTTCGACCCGGACGATGGTGTAGCTCAGTATCCTGATTTTTATAAGGTTACTGTTCCTGTAGGCGGTAAAGTTACAGACCGCCCTGCAAACCCTACCCGTTCAGGATATACTTTTAAAGGCTGGTACAGTCATTTAGATGAAAATGATAGCCCTGTTTTATGGAATTTTGATTCTGATACGGTAGAAGAAAATATCACTCTTTGGGCCGCATGGAAAAAAGATACAGGCAGCACTACCAATCCAGGTGGTTCTACTGATCCAGGAGATACCACGAATCCAGATAAGACGAAAGAACCCAATGAGAATAAGGTTCCTGAGAAAAACATAAATAATGGTAACACAACAGCACCAGAGGAAAGCAACTTACCAGAGGAATTTGTTAATATTGAAGATCAGGAAATACCAATTGGTATCAATACACCGGAAGCAGAGATAAAAATCGAAGAAACAAAAATACCTTTAGGAACTGGCATCTTAGATGATGTGCCTAAAACAGGTGATACAAAGCTTAAAATAAGTGTATATGCTACTTCTATCCTTGCATCAGCTCTTGTATTAATCGGATTATATGCATTTGAAAAAAAGAAGGCATTGTAA
- a CDS encoding ABC transporter substrate-binding protein produces the protein MNFFKTTRIFMLICASALFLTSCGSKAENAAPAEKPAESAAPAANAETEAKDSEKKAAPEDVLKVRVGAQPTSGQVFQFIAEKHGFNKEEGVEVEMVWLSNLSDAASALTANQVDVLSTYGTGGPLTQIANGQDFNMFAGYMIIGETPVYGKPETEYKDLSSLKGKKIGITRGGTPDIVLKGILYDEGYSFTYGGTTTIGTENDPDMIEFIEYKKNTDVLQAIAKGEVDFGATATGYQIQARDLGLEVKMWPDELWNNHSCCRMLATNTYVDNNEEALYRLLRSYLRAEEYMQDNMQEVSDLVVENLDLQKETADSFVLSPHMKYDTDPYTKSVEVMWNKMANFGYLQTGEIDLKDHMNSEIYKRALESLIEDYPDSQFFKDKMEQFNSNN, from the coding sequence ATGAATTTTTTCAAAACAACACGTATATTTATGCTTATCTGCGCATCAGCTTTATTCTTAACGAGCTGCGGCAGTAAAGCTGAAAATGCGGCTCCTGCTGAAAAGCCGGCTGAATCTGCGGCTCCTGCTGCAAATGCTGAGACTGAGGCAAAAGATTCTGAGAAAAAGGCCGCACCAGAAGACGTATTAAAGGTTCGCGTCGGTGCCCAGCCTACATCGGGACAGGTATTTCAGTTTATTGCAGAAAAGCACGGCTTTAATAAAGAAGAGGGCGTTGAAGTTGAAATGGTTTGGCTCAGTAATCTCTCAGATGCCGCTTCTGCTCTTACGGCAAATCAGGTGGATGTTTTATCTACATATGGAACAGGCGGGCCGCTTACTCAAATTGCAAACGGCCAGGATTTTAACATGTTTGCAGGATATATGATCATCGGTGAAACCCCTGTATATGGCAAACCTGAAACAGAATATAAGGATTTATCCAGCCTTAAAGGCAAAAAAATCGGCATAACCAGAGGCGGTACTCCAGATATAGTGCTGAAAGGTATTTTATACGATGAGGGCTATTCATTTACTTACGGAGGCACAACCACTATCGGTACAGAAAATGACCCTGATATGATTGAATTCATAGAGTACAAGAAAAACACCGACGTATTGCAGGCCATAGCCAAAGGAGAAGTTGATTTCGGCGCAACAGCTACAGGATATCAAATTCAGGCCAGAGATTTGGGGCTTGAAGTGAAAATGTGGCCGGATGAATTATGGAACAATCATTCTTGCTGCCGTATGCTTGCCACAAATACATATGTTGACAATAATGAAGAGGCCCTTTACCGCTTATTGCGTTCTTATTTACGGGCAGAAGAATATATGCAGGACAATATGCAGGAAGTTTCCGACTTGGTTGTAGAAAACCTTGATTTGCAAAAAGAAACTGCAGATAGTTTTGTATTAAGCCCTCACATGAAATATGATACGGACCCGTACACAAAAAGTGTTGAAGTAATGTGGAATAAAATGGCTAATTTTGGTTATTTGCAGACTGGTGAGATTGATTTAAAGGACCATATGAACTCTGAGATTTATAAACGTGCCCTTGAATCTCTTATTGAAGATTATCCAGACAGCCAGTTTTTTAAAGATAAAATGGAGCAGTTTAATTCTAATAATTAG
- a CDS encoding RrF2 family transcriptional regulator — protein MKFQTTTDYAIRIVVYLTLHSPKLFSASEAARELGMTHAYFNKIAVSLRKAGFIVSVQGPGGGYKLAKSASDITLYDIVCTIQGEIYINSCLEDDGFCTRFGTNSNLCPVHKVFGMLQENIINILKSQTIESICKMS, from the coding sequence ATGAAATTTCAAACTACAACTGACTATGCCATTAGAATAGTTGTTTATCTTACGCTTCATTCACCAAAACTTTTTTCTGCATCGGAAGCCGCAAGAGAGCTTGGCATGACCCATGCCTATTTTAATAAAATTGCTGTTTCTTTAAGAAAGGCAGGATTTATCGTATCCGTTCAAGGCCCGGGTGGCGGCTATAAACTGGCAAAGAGTGCCTCGGATATTACGCTATACGATATTGTATGTACTATACAGGGAGAAATTTATATTAACAGCTGTTTGGAAGATGATGGGTTCTGTACCCGTTTCGGTACAAACAGTAATTTATGTCCTGTACATAAGGTTTTTGGAATGCTTCAAGAAAATATTATAAACATTTTAAAAAGCCAAACTATTGAGAGTATCTGCAAAATGTCTTAG
- a CDS encoding helix-turn-helix domain-containing protein has protein sequence MSFISDNITYDDLDFQSSSHLIKAVMEKKKISMRQLNLCSGISVSTISRIISGKQKVTLAHIKALSECLEIPIEHFLKLHGISLINPPSDELRIVHAIREMLSGYHINLATVCEEIQKSLLQYEDYVRIEEGKQMVAKNFPSKIESINASGHVIDSLNQLYMEFMQESTAVDRQILIGSGLLYFILTMDVIPDYIFPFGYIDDMIALSIVTRRLSELKISSGESENTPCINSDI, from the coding sequence ATGAGTTTTATATCCGACAATATCACTTATGACGATCTCGATTTCCAATCCTCCAGCCATTTAATAAAAGCGGTAATGGAAAAGAAAAAGATCTCTATGCGCCAGCTTAACCTATGCTCCGGTATCTCGGTATCAACCATTTCCCGTATTATTTCAGGCAAACAAAAAGTCACCCTTGCCCATATAAAGGCTTTATCGGAATGCCTGGAAATTCCCATAGAGCATTTTCTGAAATTACACGGCATTTCCCTTATAAACCCGCCGTCGGATGAGCTCCGTATTGTTCATGCAATACGGGAAATGCTGTCCGGTTACCATATCAATTTAGCGACTGTTTGTGAAGAAATCCAAAAATCACTTCTTCAATATGAAGATTATGTACGTATTGAAGAAGGAAAGCAGATGGTAGCTAAAAATTTCCCTTCAAAAATCGAAAGCATTAATGCCTCAGGCCACGTCATTGACAGCTTAAACCAACTATATATGGAGTTTATGCAAGAAAGTACAGCAGTAGACAGGCAGATATTAATTGGCAGCGGCCTGCTTTATTTTATACTGACGATGGACGTAATACCGGATTATATTTTCCCTTTTGGCTATATTGATGATATGATTGCCCTGAGTATCGTAACACGGCGGCTTTCAGAATTAAAAATATCCTCCGGCGAATCTGAAAATACACCGTGTATCAATTCCGACATATAG
- a CDS encoding AI-2E family transporter, which yields MKPKLKFDRFKSLLPYFLLAVAIIAAYKIIMDLNIFIDFLKQTWTIVTPFFYGFLLAYVLSIPCGGIERILARAKNGFVSKRKKALSISITYVLFLLLLVLTVRLIIPSVYKSILLFIANFQTYYNRAQQFINYINDLDILFIDISVDKIKAMAGSLSMENLSSSINALFSVSSAIFKSFLAFISSIYILYEKERFKAFLSRLIRAFSSDQVFNIIMKYSTGLNENFKKYIYTQTIDGCIIGIIVTIELHLIGSQYALMLGIMLGIVNYIPYFGSIIGTIVAIIVVALTQGLPSAVLTAAILLITQQIDANIIQPKLMGGSFSLSPLLIIVSITVGGAFFGVLGMIAAIPIIAVLKNLLEDIIEYYEKEKLKESEQR from the coding sequence ATGAAGCCAAAGTTAAAGTTTGACAGATTTAAATCATTGCTGCCTTATTTTCTGCTTGCAGTGGCAATTATAGCAGCATATAAAATCATTATGGACTTAAATATTTTTATAGATTTTCTAAAGCAGACATGGACTATTGTTACACCATTTTTCTATGGTTTTTTACTGGCATATGTCTTAAGCATACCCTGCGGCGGAATAGAAAGAATATTGGCACGAGCAAAAAACGGATTTGTTTCTAAAAGAAAAAAGGCACTCAGTATCTCCATTACATATGTGCTGTTTTTGCTGCTATTGGTTTTGACGGTGAGGCTTATTATTCCTTCCGTGTATAAAAGCATTTTGCTTTTTATTGCAAATTTTCAGACCTATTATAACAGGGCCCAGCAATTTATTAATTATATCAATGATTTAGATATTTTATTTATTGATATAAGCGTGGATAAAATTAAAGCAATGGCTGGAAGCCTCAGTATGGAAAATCTGTCCAGCTCTATTAATGCTTTATTCAGTGTTTCATCTGCCATATTTAAAAGTTTTCTTGCTTTTATTTCATCAATCTATATTTTATATGAAAAAGAAAGGTTCAAGGCTTTTCTTTCCAGACTTATTCGGGCATTTTCGTCAGATCAGGTTTTTAACATCATTATGAAGTATTCAACCGGATTAAATGAGAATTTTAAGAAATATATTTATACACAGACCATCGATGGCTGTATAATTGGAATTATTGTTACGATTGAATTGCATTTGATTGGGTCTCAGTATGCGCTAATGCTTGGAATTATGCTTGGAATCGTAAATTACATACCTTATTTTGGTTCCATTATCGGCACGATTGTTGCGATAATTGTAGTAGCGCTTACCCAGGGGCTTCCATCTGCGGTTTTAACGGCAGCGATTCTCTTAATAACACAGCAGATTGATGCAAACATCATTCAGCCTAAATTAATGGGCGGCTCTTTTTCGCTAAGCCCATTATTGATTATTGTGAGCATTACTGTTGGCGGCGCTTTCTTCGGCGTTTTAGGTATGATTGCAGCTATCCCTATTATAGCTGTTTTAAAGAATTTACTTGAGGATATTATCGAATATTATGAAAAAGAGAAATTAAAGGAATCGGAACAAAGATAA
- a CDS encoding YdeI/OmpD-associated family protein has protein sequence MENKINTSEIPIGLSMALAQDLTAMSYFAGLPRYKQNEIIEQTHSIQSKEEMQSFVASLRKGL, from the coding sequence ATGGAAAACAAAATAAATACTTCGGAAATCCCCATAGGACTAAGTATGGCGCTGGCCCAAGATTTAACAGCTATGAGCTATTTTGCCGGCCTGCCAAGATATAAGCAAAATGAAATAATTGAACAAACTCACAGTATCCAGTCAAAAGAGGAGATGCAATCGTTCGTTGCTTCCTTAAGAAAAGGACTCTGA
- a CDS encoding ABC transporter ATP-binding protein translates to MLNVSMQNVSFYYNSDEGAVLGDINMEVKAGDFVCLLGQSGCGKSTLLRLLAGLEKPTGGQMLVDGKAINGASLQRGVVFQDYGLFPWMTAGENITIALEYRFPEMKKSERKERALHWMRNVDMDESLFDKLPGELSGGQKQRCGIARAFAIDPPILLMDEPFGSLDAVTKSKLQDLVLRLWQQEGDKRKTIFFVTHEVDEALLLATHISVFSQSPASIMYSHSFDEGIKPTRKNMHTEPEIVDLRNYLIKLIHKDAEERAYK, encoded by the coding sequence ATGCTTAATGTTTCAATGCAAAATGTTAGTTTTTATTATAATTCCGATGAAGGTGCAGTGCTTGGGGATATCAATATGGAGGTAAAGGCCGGTGATTTCGTCTGTCTTTTAGGGCAGTCCGGCTGCGGCAAAAGTACATTGCTGCGTCTTCTTGCAGGTCTTGAAAAGCCTACGGGAGGGCAGATGCTTGTAGACGGTAAAGCAATAAATGGGGCCAGCCTTCAAAGAGGCGTAGTTTTTCAGGATTACGGTCTTTTTCCCTGGATGACAGCGGGGGAAAATATAACGATTGCTCTTGAATATCGTTTTCCTGAAATGAAAAAATCAGAGAGAAAAGAGAGGGCACTCCATTGGATGCGTAATGTAGATATGGATGAGTCTTTATTTGATAAATTGCCGGGAGAGCTTTCAGGAGGCCAAAAGCAGCGCTGCGGCATAGCAAGAGCCTTTGCTATTGACCCGCCTATATTGTTAATGGACGAGCCTTTTGGCTCTTTAGATGCAGTTACCAAATCAAAATTACAGGATTTGGTTTTACGGCTATGGCAGCAGGAAGGGGATAAAAGAAAAACCATATTCTTTGTAACCCATGAAGTTGATGAAGCATTGCTTTTGGCTACCCATATATCGGTTTTCAGCCAGTCTCCGGCGAGTATTATGTATTCTCATTCCTTTGATGAGGGCATTAAGCCTACCAGAAAAAATATGCATACTGAACCGGAAATCGTGGATTTGCGTAATTATCTTATAAAGCTCATACATAAAGATGCAGAAGAGAGAGCATACAAATAG